One part of the Clostridium thermosuccinogenes genome encodes these proteins:
- a CDS encoding DUF1385 domain-containing protein, which produces MKKTSIGGQALIEGILMLGPENAAIAVRKPDGEIVIDKKPLPKKNWLSKVPVVRGVVNFVKQIVFGMKALMYSAEFYDVEEEQVKPSKFEKFIEKLLGNKFKDAAIYAAVVVAIAFSVGLFVLLPNFLATLIGFKNPVAYNLFEGVVRIVIFFLYLKLASMMKDIQRVWEYHGAEHKTIHCYEHGEELTVENVSKYSTKHPRCGTSFMFLVMIVSILVFSVVPLGNIWFNVLTRLALVPLVAGLSYEVLKFAGRSEWKIMKIINAPGMLFQIFTTREPDAKQIEVAIAAFNNVLVPDKDADNW; this is translated from the coding sequence ATGAAGAAGACGAGTATAGGCGGTCAGGCTTTAATTGAGGGCATATTGATGTTAGGGCCGGAAAATGCTGCTATAGCCGTAAGGAAGCCGGATGGCGAGATAGTTATAGATAAAAAGCCCCTTCCTAAGAAAAACTGGTTGTCCAAAGTACCTGTCGTCAGGGGTGTAGTTAATTTTGTAAAGCAGATTGTTTTCGGAATGAAAGCATTGATGTATTCTGCGGAGTTTTATGACGTGGAGGAAGAGCAGGTCAAGCCTTCCAAATTCGAAAAATTTATTGAAAAATTGCTGGGGAATAAATTCAAGGACGCTGCCATTTATGCGGCGGTAGTGGTTGCAATCGCTTTCAGCGTAGGTCTCTTTGTGCTGCTGCCGAATTTTCTGGCCACTCTGATAGGTTTTAAAAATCCAGTGGCATACAACCTTTTTGAGGGAGTAGTCAGGATAGTTATATTTTTCCTGTACCTTAAGCTGGCTTCCATGATGAAGGACATACAGAGGGTATGGGAGTACCATGGAGCCGAGCATAAAACAATACACTGCTATGAGCATGGGGAGGAGCTTACGGTGGAGAATGTCAGCAAGTATTCCACAAAGCATCCGAGATGCGGAACATCCTTCATGTTCCTTGTGATGATTGTGAGCATACTTGTGTTTTCGGTGGTTCCCCTTGGAAACATTTGGTTTAATGTCCTGACAAGGCTTGCTTTAGTTCCTCTGGTGGCGGGTTTGTCCTATGAAGTGCTCAAATTTGCCGGCCGCAGCGAGTGGAAGATAATGAAGATAATAAATGCTCCAGGTATGCTTTTTCAGATATTTACTACCCGGGAGCCGGATGCCAAGCAGATAGAGGTGGCTATAGCCGCGTTCAACAATGTTCTGGTACCGGACAAGGACGCGGACAATTGGTAA
- the rpmE gene encoding 50S ribosomal protein L31 codes for MKEGIHPQYGEAVVKCACGETFVTGSTKKNLHVEICSKCHPFFTGKQKFVDTSGRVEKFKKKFGIEDKE; via the coding sequence ATGAAGGAAGGTATTCATCCACAATACGGAGAAGCAGTAGTAAAGTGTGCATGCGGAGAAACTTTTGTAACAGGTTCTACTAAAAAGAATCTGCATGTTGAAATATGCTCAAAATGTCATCCTTTCTTTACAGGAAAACAGAAGTTTGTAGATACAAGCGGTAGGGTTGAAAAGTTCAAGAAGAAATTCGGTATTGAAGATAAAGAATAA
- a CDS encoding NADH-quinone oxidoreductase subunit L — protein sequence MFCVAGEFTVLLLKSGGKLVISMEGMPFDIGWLIKLFDIALMAYIAYIGVTLKKPLIVLLTLLQFIPFTIFEIIMVPVEPENAFVIDYLSLIMILLISVIGPIITIFATGYMKEHEHHLGLKASRQPRFFLILYVFLGAMNAMVMTDNLSWMYLFWEVTTLCSFLLISHDGNAQAVKNAVRALWINLLGGIAFLSAIIVIYQNIGTLSISEISSAPHAAGMSGLLPLGLALLCFAGFTKSAMFPFQSWLLGAMVAPTPVSALLHSSTMVKAGVYLIIRMAPAYNGTMLGNVVAVAGGFTFAVASAIAISQRNGKRVLAYSTISNLGLIICCTGLGTNAALGAAMLLMIFHAVSKALLFLCIGTIEQGIGSRDIEDMQGLMKKMPFTTVITVIGMVSMMLPPFGVLMTKWLAIEAAVGQPMVLVMIILGSAFTVAFWAKWIGIILTMSYKPKLYKEDLSFSVRSSLIVLVSGVLAASMGIMPIYNRFVKPQLALFNVDSSTALTGNQGGLWVHNSDNLIVGGFDSIVLFLVIFAIMTIIPYLLHRTRPEDVKPPYLCGENTEDRRGIEFTSPGDKIDNVVVHNYYMSGVFGEEKMTLWANFAAVAIILIMFGVII from the coding sequence ATGTTTTGTGTAGCCGGTGAATTTACCGTCCTTTTGCTTAAGTCGGGAGGCAAGCTGGTTATAAGTATGGAGGGTATGCCTTTTGATATCGGCTGGTTGATTAAGCTCTTCGATATTGCATTGATGGCATATATAGCTTATATAGGCGTTACGTTGAAAAAGCCTTTGATAGTTTTATTGACACTGCTTCAATTCATACCTTTCACAATCTTCGAAATTATCATGGTTCCGGTGGAGCCGGAAAATGCCTTCGTGATAGATTATCTGTCCCTCATAATGATTCTCCTGATTTCAGTGATCGGACCAATCATTACTATCTTTGCCACAGGATACATGAAGGAACATGAGCATCATTTAGGGCTTAAGGCATCAAGACAGCCCAGATTCTTCCTGATACTCTATGTTTTCCTTGGAGCCATGAATGCCATGGTAATGACGGATAACCTGTCATGGATGTATTTGTTCTGGGAGGTAACCACCCTGTGCTCCTTCCTCCTGATATCCCATGATGGAAATGCCCAGGCTGTCAAAAATGCAGTAAGGGCATTATGGATAAACCTTCTGGGTGGTATAGCTTTTCTAAGCGCCATTATAGTGATTTATCAAAATATCGGAACCCTTTCGATTTCTGAAATTTCCTCTGCACCGCACGCAGCAGGCATGAGCGGGTTGCTGCCTCTGGGTCTTGCATTGCTGTGCTTTGCCGGGTTTACAAAATCGGCCATGTTCCCATTCCAGAGCTGGCTGCTGGGTGCCATGGTAGCACCTACTCCTGTATCGGCTTTGCTGCACTCCAGCACGATGGTAAAAGCCGGAGTGTACCTGATAATAAGAATGGCTCCTGCTTACAACGGCACCATGCTTGGAAATGTTGTGGCTGTGGCAGGCGGATTTACCTTTGCGGTAGCTTCCGCAATAGCCATAAGCCAGAGAAACGGGAAAAGAGTTTTGGCATACTCCACCATTTCTAATCTGGGCCTTATTATTTGCTGTACAGGCCTGGGAACCAATGCGGCACTGGGCGCTGCCATGCTGCTCATGATATTCCATGCGGTTTCCAAAGCCCTTCTGTTCCTTTGCATAGGCACCATTGAACAGGGTATAGGCAGCCGCGACATTGAGGACATGCAGGGGCTTATGAAAAAAATGCCCTTTACGACGGTCATTACGGTTATAGGCATGGTATCGATGATGCTTCCGCCTTTTGGTGTGCTGATGACAAAGTGGCTCGCTATCGAGGCTGCCGTGGGACAGCCCATGGTTCTGGTAATGATAATTCTGGGAAGCGCATTTACAGTAGCCTTTTGGGCAAAATGGATAGGCATCATACTAACCATGTCCTACAAACCCAAGCTATACAAGGAGGATCTTTCCTTCTCCGTGAGAAGTTCACTTATTGTGCTGGTATCGGGGGTTTTGGCGGCAAGCATGGGCATAATGCCCATATACAACAGGTTTGTAAAACCGCAGTTGGCGCTATTTAATGTTGATAGCAGCACCGCCCTGACAGGAAACCAGGGCGGATTATGGGTGCATAATTCGGATAACCTGATTGTGGGCGGATTTGATTCAATAGTGCTATTTTTGGTGATATTTGCCATAATGACGATAATACCTTACCTTTTGCACAGGACAAGGCCTGAGGATGTGAAACCGCCATATTTGTGCGGCGAAAATACGGAGGACAGGCGCGGAATTGAATTTACCAGCCCCGGAGACAAAATAGACAATGTAGTAGTGCATAACTACTATATGTCAGGCGTTTTCGGAGAGGAGAAAATGACCCTGTGGGCTAATTTTGCCGCAGTGGCAATAATCTTGATTATGTTTGGGGTGATAATATAG
- the prmC gene encoding peptide chain release factor N(5)-glutamine methyltransferase has translation MVLKDVLSKGIEILRNAKIETPEVDAGVILCSVLKCDRVFLYTHSDDDLDDGVMKRFFDAISSRSSGMPVQYITGRQEFMSLEFNVNSHVLIPRHDTEVLVETVMAFAENCRPSGHALQILDIGTGSGCIAVSLAYYIENCHVTAVDISEEAIKTAYENSEINGVKHKIDFKRSNLFESLKGERFDIIVSNPPYIPAGDIGGLQKEVKDFEPLTALDGGEDGLNFYRAIIAEAPDFLKPDGLIAFEVGYNQAGAVSEMLRDCFYGVGTVKDLGGIDRVVYGRCKGSING, from the coding sequence ATGGTTTTAAAGGATGTTTTAAGCAAAGGTATTGAAATATTGAGGAATGCAAAAATAGAGACCCCGGAAGTGGATGCCGGGGTCATACTTTGTTCTGTTCTGAAATGTGACAGGGTGTTTTTGTATACCCACAGCGACGATGATCTTGATGACGGTGTCATGAAGCGTTTTTTTGATGCTATTTCCTCCAGGTCATCCGGCATGCCCGTGCAGTATATAACAGGACGCCAGGAATTCATGTCGCTGGAGTTTAATGTGAACTCCCATGTGTTGATACCCAGGCATGATACTGAGGTGCTGGTGGAGACGGTCATGGCTTTTGCAGAAAATTGCAGGCCATCCGGCCATGCACTGCAAATCCTGGATATCGGCACAGGATCAGGATGCATAGCGGTGAGCCTTGCATACTATATTGAAAATTGTCATGTTACTGCCGTTGATATATCGGAGGAAGCTATAAAAACAGCATATGAAAATTCTGAAATAAACGGTGTGAAGCACAAAATTGATTTTAAAAGGAGCAACCTGTTCGAAAGCCTGAAAGGGGAGCGCTTTGACATAATCGTATCCAACCCGCCGTATATTCCTGCCGGCGACATAGGTGGTCTCCAGAAGGAAGTGAAGGATTTTGAACCTCTCACAGCTCTTGATGGGGGAGAGGACGGATTGAATTTCTACCGGGCGATTATCGCCGAGGCGCCGGACTTCTTGAAGCCTGATGGCCTTATCGCCTTTGAGGTGGGCTATAATCAGGCCGGTGCGGTTTCAGAAATGCTTAGGGATTGCTTCTATGGTGTAGGGACTGTAAAGGATCTTGGCGGCATAGACAGGGTGGTATATGGAAGGTGTAAGGGTTCTATAAATGGGTAA